The DNA window CATCTATTTTCTTCTCTAAAAGAGAACCTATTTCTTCTTTAAGTTCAGAGAATACTTTCTGATTAAACTGGACTATTCGCACATATCCTATATTATCATCCAATACTCTGGCATTTTTTATGTTCTTTATCTTTATTACTTCACGTACAATGTCAAAGTGAAGAAGTTCCTTTTCTCCTTCCCTTGCAATTTTTATTGAGACCTTTGTTCCTTTTGGTCCCCTTAATTTTTTCACTGCTTCCATAAGCGTTAGGTTTTTCGCCGATTTACCATTTATCTCTGCAATCACGTCCCCTGCTTTAATCCCTGCCTGATCTCCAGGAGTATCTTCAATTGGAGAAATTATAATTAGGAAGCCATTTCTAATACCAATGACAATTCCTATCCCACCAAACTCTCCCTTTGTTTCTACCTGCATTTCTTTGTAAACGTCTGGAGCCATAAACTGACTATGTGAATCCAACCCTGTTAACATTCCATTAATAGCGCCATAGATAAGCTCTTGAGGCGTGGCTTCTCTAACATAAGAAGACTGTATGACAGTGATTACATCACTAAATAATTTAAGCTCTCTGTAAAGGCCTGTGTCAGCTATAACACCATCTGATATATTCTCGCTTTGAACCTCAATAGACAGACAACAAACAATAGTAGTAATAATTACAGCTATTACCTGTATCTTCCTCATAATCGATATATTGATCTGATACATAAGACAACTCCTATGTATAATTATTTATCTTATTTTCTTCTTATGTCTATTTTTGCGCAATCTTTTCTTGCGCTTATGCGTGGCTATTTTCTGTCTCTTTTTTTTCTTGCCGCACGGCATAAATTCTCCTTTCTAAAAATCTGTAAATAGGCTATATTAATAGCATAATAGCGAACATTGTGTCAATCAAAACATGTTAAATAGCGAGCAAAGACAAATTCTCTTAAAAATTGCCAGAGAAACTATGGAAACCTATATCAAGACAGCTAAAACACCAATATTCAAAATTGATGACAGACCATTAAATGAAGAATATGGCTCCTTTGTAACCCTCCACAAAAAAGATCAATTACGCGGCTGCATAGGTAATATTATTGGCACAAAGCCCCTATGGGAAACAGTCAGGGATATGACAATTGAATCTGCAACAGGTGATCCGAGATTTTCTGCTGTCAGAGAGGATGAATTAGAGCAAATAGATATAGAGATCTCCGTTCTAACTCATCCAAAAAGGATTGAAAATATTGATGAATTCCATTTGGGCAAACATGGAGTAATAATAAAGAGAGGTTTTAATCAAGGAGTGTTCCTGCCTCAGGTTGCTCAGGAAACAGGCTGGTCAAAAGAGGAATTCTTATCCTCTCTCTGCAGTCATAAAGCAGGTCTCTCTCCAGATGCTTGGAAGGACAAAACCACCGAAATTCACATCTTCAGCGCACAGGTTTTTAGAGAAAAAAGGGCACAGAATATTATTCCACTACATTGTTAGAAAGCATCTTCCAAACTCGGAGTCCGCGACGTGAAAGATAAATTGGGAGACACTGGAAACCTCTTTGAACAAGTACCTCCTGCAATTCTCTTTTCTTCGCCATATCACCATTTGTCAGGATAGCAATTGAACCGCCGTCTCCTCCTGCACCGTTTACCTTACAGCCGAGAGCATGGAAATCTTCAGCTATTGATATGATCTCTTCAAATTTGCCGCATACAAGACCCTTATGGAGCTCCCGCTGAACTTCGGTATTTCTATTAAAAGTTCTCCCAAGTGCTGGAAGGT is part of the bacterium genome and encodes:
- a CDS encoding S41 family peptidase — its product is MYQINISIMRKIQVIAVIITTIVCCLSIEVQSENISDGVIADTGLYRELKLFSDVITVIQSSYVREATPQELIYGAINGMLTGLDSHSQFMAPDVYKEMQVETKGEFGGIGIVIGIRNGFLIIISPIEDTPGDQAGIKAGDVIAEINGKSAKNLTLMEAVKKLRGPKGTKVSIKIAREGEKELLHFDIVREVIKIKNIKNARVLDDNIGYVRIVQFNQKVFSELKEEIGSLLEKKIDGLIVDVRGNPGGLLGACVKVTDLFLPKGKLIVSTKGRNKGQDITFVSQTEALYPVDMPLVVLIDEGSASASEIFAGAIQDWHRGIILGTKSFGKGSVQTVIPLSDGSGIRLTTAKYYTPKGRCIDEVGLIPDVTLEMSKEEKVELFEARIKAIENKDKAKHSILTGDKQLQSAIRIIKAARIIRQSSKSK
- the amrA gene encoding AmmeMemoRadiSam system protein A, with translation MLNSEQRQILLKIARETMETYIKTAKTPIFKIDDRPLNEEYGSFVTLHKKDQLRGCIGNIIGTKPLWETVRDMTIESATGDPRFSAVREDELEQIDIEISVLTHPKRIENIDEFHLGKHGVIIKRGFNQGVFLPQVAQETGWSKEEFLSSLCSHKAGLSPDAWKDKTTEIHIFSAQVFREKRAQNIIPLHC